From Caballeronia insecticola, a single genomic window includes:
- a CDS encoding putative lipoprotein: MKLKKIVIAALFAASSVSLLSGCDQQQSEDGLNKLKAFFNAVKPDNLLLKNLQPGVTTEAQIREQMGEPENERTFTDGSKRLEYPRGPAGTNTYMVDLDPDGLFVSVTQVLTAENFAKVRPGMTMDEARRLLGKPTTIAEYPLKKERVWSWHWLEDGVNQDAMFNAHFGPDGTVVTTSRSDSIRGGQR, encoded by the coding sequence TTGAAGTTGAAGAAGATAGTCATTGCCGCGTTGTTTGCGGCGTCGTCCGTGTCGCTGTTGTCCGGATGCGATCAGCAGCAAAGCGAGGATGGATTGAACAAGCTCAAGGCGTTCTTCAATGCCGTGAAGCCGGACAATTTGCTGCTCAAGAATCTGCAACCGGGCGTGACGACCGAGGCGCAGATCCGCGAGCAGATGGGCGAACCCGAAAACGAGCGCACCTTCACGGACGGCAGCAAGCGCCTCGAATATCCGCGCGGACCGGCGGGCACGAACACCTATATGGTGGATCTCGACCCAGACGGCCTCTTCGTGTCCGTCACGCAGGTGCTGACCGCCGAGAACTTCGCGAAGGTGCGGCCCGGCATGACGATGGACGAAGCGCGCAGGTTGCTCGGCAAGCCGACGACCATCGCCGAATATCCGCTGAAGAAGGAGCGCGTCTGGAGCTGGCACTGGCTTGAAGACGGCGTCAATCAGGACGCGATGTTCAACGCGCATTTCGGTCCGGACGGCACGGTCGTGACGACGTCGCGCTCCGATTCGATCCGCGGCGGCCAGCGCTGA
- a CDS encoding peptidoglycan DD-metalloendopeptidase family protein, whose amino-acid sequence MRKPVVMHKEGFGSDARTAIAGVTLAAALVAGLAGCTSTPRTPAPIVESSAMSAPPIVQGTSPSVTPTPLVPLGRGASVASAPVEPGFYRVKPGDTLYGISRTFKQKPADLLKWNTLPESKQVNIGQVLRVMPPGSTASAQATASAAATAAASKPAQPPLLPTPEKSAVAQQKPAAEKPAASAEREPASSASASASKGSFAWPAHGEIVRKFGASGNKGIDIEGKIGQPVKAAASGKVVYAGSGLRSYGRMIIVKHGNDYLTAYAYNEKLLVKEGDSVKQGATIADMGTGPGGTPSLHFEVRKAGAAVDPLPLLGSAGG is encoded by the coding sequence ATGAGAAAGCCGGTGGTGATGCACAAGGAAGGTTTCGGATCGGACGCCCGTACCGCGATCGCGGGCGTGACGCTTGCCGCGGCGCTGGTTGCGGGTCTGGCAGGTTGCACGTCGACGCCGCGCACGCCAGCGCCGATCGTCGAGAGTTCGGCGATGAGCGCGCCGCCCATCGTGCAGGGCACGTCGCCGAGCGTTACGCCCACACCGCTCGTGCCGCTCGGACGGGGCGCGTCGGTGGCGAGCGCGCCGGTCGAGCCGGGGTTTTATCGCGTAAAGCCGGGTGACACGCTCTACGGCATTTCGCGCACCTTCAAGCAAAAGCCGGCGGATCTGCTCAAGTGGAACACGCTGCCCGAGAGCAAGCAGGTCAACATCGGGCAAGTGTTGCGCGTGATGCCTCCGGGCTCCACGGCGAGCGCGCAGGCGACGGCGTCCGCCGCGGCAACGGCAGCGGCATCGAAGCCCGCGCAGCCGCCGTTATTGCCCACGCCGGAGAAATCGGCGGTGGCGCAGCAGAAACCGGCGGCGGAGAAGCCCGCCGCAAGCGCGGAGCGCGAGCCGGCGTCAAGCGCGAGCGCGAGCGCGTCGAAGGGCTCGTTCGCATGGCCGGCGCACGGCGAGATCGTGCGCAAGTTCGGCGCGAGCGGCAACAAGGGCATCGATATCGAGGGCAAGATCGGGCAGCCGGTCAAGGCGGCGGCGTCGGGCAAGGTCGTGTATGCGGGCAGCGGTCTGCGTTCCTACGGGCGCATGATCATCGTCAAGCATGGCAACGACTATCTGACCGCCTACGCCTACAACGAGAAACTGCTTGTGAAGGAAGGCGACAGCGTCAAGCAAGGCGCGACCATCGCCGATATGGGCACCGGACCCGGCGGCACGCCGTCGCTGCACTTCGAAGTGCGCAAAGCGGGCGCCGCGGTCGATCCGCTGCCGTTGCTCGGCTCGGCAGGCGGTTGA
- a CDS encoding GlsB/YeaQ/YmgE family stress response membrane protein: protein MQHGIILSLIIGGVAGWLAGLIMNGSGFGILVDILVGIVGGLIGGWVFGLLGLSFGGIFGTLVTAVIGAVILLFVIRLFRRA from the coding sequence TTGCAACACGGAATCATCCTCAGCCTGATCATCGGCGGCGTGGCCGGCTGGCTCGCCGGTCTCATCATGAACGGCAGCGGCTTCGGCATCCTGGTCGACATTCTCGTCGGCATCGTCGGCGGCCTGATCGGCGGCTGGGTTTTCGGCCTGCTCGGCCTGTCGTTCGGCGGCATCTTCGGCACGCTCGTCACGGCTGTGATCGGCGCGGTCATTCTGCTGTTCGTCATCCGTCTGTTCCGTCGCGCCTGA
- a CDS encoding glycine zipper 2TM domain-containing protein has product MNAVPEIQTKPSRIHPLVAAAAVSVILACGTGVAAMTGLLPSSKATAAAVTASPLVDAQLAQAAPASQAAPASVSQAAPLPRAVRGHHVNPARAAAPVREPAVAATVPAPAYDPYAGEVTAVNAVQSAQPSSGIGAIGGAVVGGLAGTQIGNGRGRTAATIIGAIGGGLAGNQIEHVVHKATTYQVQVRMNDGNVRTFNYEAAPGVAIGQKVRVSGDTLTPA; this is encoded by the coding sequence ATGAACGCCGTACCCGAGATTCAAACGAAGCCGTCCCGCATTCATCCGCTCGTCGCGGCGGCCGCCGTGTCGGTCATCCTCGCGTGCGGCACGGGCGTCGCGGCGATGACGGGGCTGCTGCCTTCGTCGAAGGCGACGGCGGCCGCCGTCACGGCCTCGCCGCTCGTCGATGCGCAACTGGCTCAAGCCGCGCCCGCGTCTCAGGCAGCGCCGGCGTCCGTATCGCAAGCCGCGCCGCTGCCGCGCGCCGTGCGCGGCCATCACGTGAACCCGGCCCGCGCTGCCGCGCCCGTTCGCGAGCCGGCCGTCGCTGCAACGGTTCCCGCTCCCGCGTACGATCCCTACGCGGGCGAAGTGACTGCCGTGAATGCCGTGCAGAGCGCGCAGCCGAGTTCGGGCATCGGCGCGATCGGCGGCGCGGTGGTCGGCGGGCTCGCGGGCACGCAGATCGGCAACGGCCGCGGCCGCACGGCGGCGACGATCATCGGCGCAATCGGCGGCGGGCTCGCGGGCAACCAGATCGAACACGTAGTTCACAAGGCGACGACATATCAGGTGCAAGTCCGCATGAACGACGGCAACGTGCGCACGTTCAATTACGAAGCGGCGCCCGGCGTGGCGATCGGCCAGAAGGTGCGCGTGTCCGGCGACACGCTGACGCCCGCGTGA
- a CDS encoding glutamate/aspartate ABC transporter substrate-binding protein: MKTKPLLASASASAFVLAALSLVAGTSHAQTGQPTLAKIQSVNLIAIGHRETSVPFSYVDANNEVIGFSQDLCNKVIDAIKAKTKHPDLRVRFIPVTSQNRISLVQNGTVDLECGVTTNLTSRQNQVAFSDTFFVATTRLLTKKDSGIKDFPDLAGKTVVTNQGTTSERILRKMNEEKKMNMSIISAKDYGEGRATLETGRAVAYMMDDVLLAGTRSLTAKPSDWVLVGTPQSSEAYGFMMRRDDPEFKKLVDDAMSQAMKSPEIRTMYDKWFMKPVPPKNINFDFPMSETMQKLYAEPNDRAFE; this comes from the coding sequence ATGAAGACGAAGCCGCTGCTCGCATCAGCATCCGCGTCCGCATTTGTGCTCGCCGCGTTGTCGCTCGTCGCGGGGACGAGCCACGCGCAGACCGGCCAGCCGACGCTCGCCAAAATCCAGAGCGTCAATCTGATCGCCATCGGTCATCGCGAAACGTCCGTGCCGTTTTCGTATGTCGATGCGAACAACGAGGTCATCGGTTTTTCGCAGGACTTGTGCAACAAGGTCATCGATGCGATCAAGGCGAAGACGAAGCATCCGGACCTGCGTGTGCGCTTCATTCCGGTGACGTCGCAGAATCGCATTTCGCTCGTGCAGAACGGCACGGTCGATCTCGAATGCGGCGTGACGACGAATCTCACGTCGCGGCAAAATCAGGTGGCGTTCTCCGACACGTTCTTCGTCGCGACGACGCGTCTGCTCACGAAGAAGGATTCGGGCATCAAGGACTTTCCCGATCTCGCGGGCAAGACTGTCGTGACGAATCAGGGCACGACGTCCGAGCGCATTCTTCGCAAGATGAACGAAGAGAAGAAGATGAACATGAGCATCATCAGCGCGAAGGATTACGGCGAAGGGCGCGCGACGCTCGAAACCGGTCGCGCGGTGGCCTACATGATGGACGACGTGCTGCTCGCGGGCACGCGTTCGCTGACGGCGAAGCCATCGGACTGGGTGCTGGTGGGCACGCCGCAGTCGTCGGAGGCGTATGGCTTCATGATGCGTCGTGACGATCCCGAGTTCAAAAAGCTCGTCGACGACGCCATGAGTCAGGCGATGAAGAGCCCCGAGATCAGGACGATGTACGACAAGTGGTTCATGAAACCCGTGCCGCCGAAGAACATCAACTTCGATTTCCCGATGAGCGAGACGATGCAGAAGCTCTATGCCGAGCCGAACGACCGCGCGTTCGAATAA